The proteins below come from a single Kitasatospora sp. NBC_00315 genomic window:
- a CDS encoding alpha-ketoacid dehydrogenase subunit beta produces MPNLSYLKALNRAIGDEMDRDPDVCVFGEDVGVAVTHATAGLLKRFGPERVLDTPISEQAFTSFATGAAMAGLRPLIEFQIPALLFLVFEQIANQAHKFSLMTGGQTRVPVTYLLPGSGSRESWAGQHSDHPYSLFAHVGVKTVVPATPSDAYGLLATAIRDDDPVVVFAPSGALGVREDVDFAGLAPVPLGVGRIHRGGTDVTVVAVGHLVHDALAVAEELAGSVSVEVFDPRSLFPFDWSGLAASLERTGRLVVVDDSNRSCGIGAEIVATAAEEMRLIAPPRRVTRPDGAVLPFARGLDLACQPTRAQLRAAVEKAVKAG; encoded by the coding sequence ATGCCGAACCTCTCCTACCTCAAGGCGCTGAACCGCGCCATCGGCGACGAGATGGACCGGGACCCCGACGTCTGCGTGTTCGGCGAGGACGTCGGCGTGGCCGTCACCCACGCCACCGCCGGGCTGCTGAAGCGGTTCGGCCCGGAGCGGGTGCTGGACACGCCCATCTCCGAGCAGGCGTTCACCAGCTTCGCCACCGGCGCGGCCATGGCCGGGCTGCGGCCGCTGATCGAGTTCCAGATCCCGGCGCTGCTGTTCCTGGTCTTCGAGCAGATCGCCAACCAGGCCCACAAGTTCTCGCTGATGACCGGCGGCCAGACCCGGGTGCCGGTGACCTACCTGCTGCCGGGCTCCGGCTCCCGGGAGAGCTGGGCCGGCCAGCACTCCGACCACCCGTACAGCCTGTTCGCCCACGTCGGGGTGAAGACGGTGGTGCCGGCCACCCCGTCCGACGCCTACGGGCTGCTGGCGACGGCGATCAGGGACGACGACCCGGTGGTGGTCTTCGCCCCCTCCGGAGCCCTCGGGGTGCGCGAGGACGTGGACTTCGCCGGGCTCGCGCCCGTACCGCTGGGGGTCGGCCGGATCCACCGCGGCGGCACCGACGTCACCGTGGTGGCGGTGGGCCATCTGGTCCACGACGCCCTGGCGGTGGCCGAGGAGCTGGCCGGCTCGGTCTCGGTCGAGGTCTTCGACCCGCGGTCGCTGTTCCCCTTCGACTGGTCCGGGCTGGCCGCCTCCCTGGAGCGGACCGGGCGGCTGGTCGTCGTCGACGACTCCAACCGGAGCTGCGGCATCGGCGCGGAGATCGTCGCGACCGCGGCCGAGGAGATGCGGCTGATCGCGCCGCCCCGCCGGGTCACCCGGCCGGACGGCGCCGTGCTGCCCTTCGCCCGGGGGCTCGACCTGGCCTGCCAGCCCACCAGGGCGCAGCTCAGAGCGGCCGTCGAGAAGGCGGTCAAGGCCGGATGA